The Quercus lobata isolate SW786 chromosome 9, ValleyOak3.0 Primary Assembly, whole genome shotgun sequence region agaaattttttttttttttttttgcttttttggtaCTTCTAATTTTTGTAaccttcttttatatatttttttaacctttttttagaaataaaaggaacagaaagaaaaatagaaatatattcataaaaaaaaaaatagaaataaaggcaagagaggaaaataaataaataaataaactagtaACTATCAAATGAATATCAAGCTTTCTTTCCCTCTTGCTATCAAATCCCAACCATAGAAACAAGCGGTCATGAGAGCTCGTCTTTCCCACCTCTAAAACAATACCATCTGGCTTTCCCTCCCATGGCCATGGCCTCCACAATAGCTCCTCAAGCTTCATACTCTCTCATACGCAAAGCCCAAAACATTGGCCACTTACGAGAAGAGTACCACCCAACGCTAAAAGGAGCAAAAACAAGAAGTTCAAGAAGAAACCATGATAATAGTTTGCGCGTCTTTGCATCACAGCAAgaacctccaaaacccaaaagagCACCACCAGGAGTTGACACAAGAATCCATTGGGATAATGAAGATGAAGGGTGGATTGGAGGAAGCACTAGTTCCcagcaaaaacaacaacaacaaagcaatGAACCAAAGGAGCAGAAGAATCTATTGGGTGAGAAGTTTGCTGATTTGCTAAACGACTCATCCGACTCTCATTACCAGTGAGTCTCTATGTATGCTTTCCCTTCTAGAGTTCaataaacaattttacaatCTTGGATGTAAATATGAACTTCTAGGACTGTGACCTTGAAAACATTTGCTTAGCTTTATACGGTCCATATCGAATGGTCAATTAATCACAAGTTCAGTATTAAAAAGTACATCAGTTAAAGTtgtaaaacttagatacagtaacTAAGGACCAAGGTGTTGATCCTAGATTTTTCAATTAGATTAGACGATGAGTTCATGACTAATAAGtcacatgattgaatttaattatgacTAAGGAAAGAGAACTTCAATGATGTTGCATTGACCAATACAATCATATAAGTGAATTTGATTAAGCTTTGCCCTGTGCCACAGTATAGGtactccaaaaaagaaaaaaaaaattgtcccttCTTAAACCATATATATGAATTTACTTCTATATATGTGTGCACCCATGATACCCAATAAAGTTGGAATTAATCAGGTTCTTAGGAGTATCAGCAGAAGCAGATATGGAAGAGATCAAAGCTGCTTACAGAAGATTATCAAAAGAGTACCATCCAGACACAACTTCTCTTCCACTAAAAGTTGCTTCAGACAAGTTCATGAGGCTTAGAGAGATATACCATGTACTGAGCGATGAAGAAACCCGTAGATTTTATGATTGGACACTTGCTCAGGAGGCTGCAAGCCGCAAAGCCGAGAAACTGAAAATGAAattggaggatccttacaagCAAGATGTAGAGAACTGGGAATCTGTTCCTGACATGGTTGATCGCCTTGGTGGAAAGAACATGGAGCTAGGTGAACAAGCAACCGCAGCCCTTGGCTTTGATATTATCGtcattattttttccatttttagtaTCATTTTTGCTCTTTACTTCAAAGAACCATACTAATCAAGAATAGCTTAGAGCCTTGTATTATAAATGTAATGTATATAAAGTGACCCCTCATTCCAAGTTCACATCAAACTATATATTGTGGCTACAATCATGAAAGTTCACTTGTTTATGTGATTGAACATGATTTATGTGCTATCAGTGGTGGAACTCTTTACTTGTTCGTGTAAtctatttgataattttaattCATTCTACTGCAAGGATAAGCTAATTGATAAGACACATGTTTGGGCAAAATATATTGTTGGTACTAGCACTTTAATAAATGAGTGATTTTAGTCCTtcgtaaacttttttttttttgttttgtagtcCTTTGTAAAGTTAAATTGTTTGCTTTTGGTCCTTCTGTCAACATTCATTAAATTTCTTAGACGAAATGATAACATGGCCAAACTAAGAACTAAGACATCATCATTTCATTAGACGCGCTAGTTAGGAATTAAAAGTGATTACTTCAAGTTTGTTAAAGACTAAAAACAatcatgttaaatttttttttctttcttaagaaGAAGAACGATCATGTTAAACTTTAGATACTAAAATCATTCATTGgttaaaatttacaaaacaacaATGTaatttacaataaatcttaatttgtaatatataatatCACAGTTCAATGATTTTATCTGAGCGCTTGTTAGGAGA contains the following coding sequences:
- the LOC115959103 gene encoding NAD(P)H-quinone oxidoreductase subunit T, chloroplastic, which codes for MAMASTIAPQASYSLIRKAQNIGHLREEYHPTLKGAKTRSSRRNHDNSLRVFASQQEPPKPKRAPPGVDTRIHWDNEDEGWIGGSTSSQQKQQQQSNEPKEQKNLLGEKFADLLNDSSDSHYQFLGVSAEADMEEIKAAYRRLSKEYHPDTTSLPLKVASDKFMRLREIYHVLSDEETRRFYDWTLAQEAASRKAEKLKMKLEDPYKQDVENWESVPDMVDRLGGKNMELGEQATAALGFDIIVIIFSIFSIIFALYFKEPY